The Theropithecus gelada isolate Dixy chromosome X, Tgel_1.0, whole genome shotgun sequence genome includes a window with the following:
- the TLR8 gene encoding toll-like receptor 8 isoform X1: protein MKESSLQNSSCSLGKESKKENMFLQSSMLTCLFLLIPGSCELCPEENFSRSYPCEEKKQNDFVIAECSNRRLREVPQTVGKYVTELDLSDNFITHITNESFQGLQNLTKINLNHNPNVQRQNGNPGMQSNGLNITDGAFLNLKNLRELLLEDNQLPQIPSGLPESLTELSLIQNNIYNITKEGISRLINLKYLYLAWNCYFNKVCEKTNIEDGVFETLTNLELLSLSFNSLSHVPPKLPSSLRKLFLSNTQIKYIGEEDFKGLINLTLLDLSGNCPRCFNAPFPCVPCDGGASINIDHFAFQNLTQLQYLNLSSTSLRKINAAWFKNMPHLKVLDLEFNYLVGEIASGEFLTMLPRLEILDLSFNYIKGSYPQHINISKNFSKLLSLRALHLRGYVFQELRKDDFQPLMQLPNLSTINLGINFIKQIDFNLFQNFPNLEIIYLSENRISPLVKDTRQSYANSSSFQRHILKRRSTDFEFDPHSNFYHFTRPLIKPQCAAYGKALDLSLNNIFFIGPNQFENLPDIACLNLSANSNAQVLSGTEFSAIPHVKYLDLTNNRLDFDNASALTELSDLEVLDLSYNSHYFRIAGVTHHLEFIQNFTNLKVLNLSHNNIYTLTDKYNLESKSLVELVFSGNRLDILWNDDDNRYISIFKGLTNLTKLDLSLNKLKHIPNEAFLNLPASLTELHINDNMLKFFNWTLLQQFPHLQLLDLRGNKLFFLTDSLSDFTSSLQTLLLSHNRISHLPSGFLSEVSSLMRLDLSSNLLKTINKSTLETKTTTNLCFLELHGNPFECTCDIGDFRRWMDEHLNVTIPRLVDVICASPGDQRGKSIVSLELTTCVSDVTAVILFFFTFLITTMVMLTALAHHLFYWDVWFIYNVCLAKVKGYRSLSTSQTFYDAYISYDTKDASVTDWVINELRYHLEESQDKNVLLCLEERDWDPGLAIIDNLMQSINQSKKTVFVLTKKYAKSWNFKTAFYLALQRLMDENMDVIIFILLEPVLQHSQYLRLRQRICKSSILQWPDNPKAEGLFWQTLRNVVLTENDSRYNNMYVDSIKQY, encoded by the coding sequence GAAAACATGTTCCTTCAGTCGTCAATGCTGACCTGCCTTTTCCTGCTAATACCTGGTTCCTGTGAGTTATGCCCTGAAGAAAATTTTTCTAGAAGCTATCCTTgtgaagagaaaaagcaaaatgactTTGTTATTGCAGAGTGCAGCAATCGTCGACTACGGGAAGTTCCCCAAACGGTGGGCAAATATGTGACAGAACTAGACTTGTCTGATAATTTCATCACACACATAACGAATGAATCATTTCAAGGGCTGCAAAATCTCACTAAAATAAATCTAAACCACAACCCCAATGTACAGCGCCAGAACGGAAATCCTGGCATGCAATCAAATGGCTTGAATATCACAGACGGGGCATTCCTCAACCTAAAAAACCTAAGGGAGTTACTGCTTGAAGACAACCAGTTACCCCAAATACCCTCTGGTTTGCCAGAGTCTTTGACAGAACTGAGTCTAATTCAAAACAATATATACAACATAACTAAAGAGGGCATTTCAAGACTTATAAACTTGAAATATCTCTATTTGGCCTGGAACTGCTATTTTAACAAAGTTTGTGAGAAAACTAACATAGAAGATGGGGTATTTGAAACACTGACAAATTTGGAGTTGCTATCACTATCTTTCAATTCTCTTTCACATGTGCCACCCAAACTGCCAAGTTCCCTACGCAAACTTTTTCTGAGCAACACCCAGATCAAATACATTGGTGAAGAAGATTTCAAGGGTTTGATAAATTTAACATTACTAGATTTAAGCGGGAATTGTCCGAGGTGCTTCAATGCCCCATTTCCATGCGTGCCTTGTGATGGGGGTGCTTCAATTAATATAGatcattttgcttttcaaaacttGACCCAACTTCAATACCTAAACCTCTCTAGCACTTCCCTCAGGAAGATTAATGCTGCCTGGTTTAAAAATATGCCTCATCTGAAGGTGCTGGATCTTGAATTCAACTATTTAGTGGGAGAAATCGCCTCTGGGGAATTTTTAACGATGCTGCCCCGCTTAGAAATACTTGACTTGTCTTTTAACTATATAAAGGGGAGTTATCCACAGCATATTAATATTTCCAAAAACTTCTCTAAACTTTTGTCTCTACGGGCATTGCATTTAAGAGGTTATGTGTTCCAGGAACTCAGAAAAGACGATTTCCAGCCCCTGATGCAGCTTCCAAACTTATCAACTATCAACTTGGGTATTAATTTTATTAAGCAAATCGATTTCAACCTTTTCCAAAATTTCCCCAACCTGGAAATCATTTACTTGTCAGAAAACAGAATATCACCGTTGGTAAAAGATACCAGGCAGAGTTATGCAAATAGTTCCTCTTTTCAACGTCATATCCTGAAACGTCGCTCAACAGATTTTGAGTTTGACCCACATTCGAACTTTTATCATTTCACCCGTCCTTTAATAAAGCCACAATGTGCTGCTTATGGAAAAGCCTTAGATTTAAGCCTCAACAATATTTTCTTCATTGGGCCAAACCAATTTGAAAATCTTCCTGACATTGCCTGTTTAAATCTGTCTGCAAATAGCAATGCTCAAGTGTTAAGTGGAACTGAATTTTCAGCCATTCCTCATGTTAAATATTTGGATTTGACAAACAATAGACTAGATTTCGATAATGCTAGTGCTCTTACTGAATTGTCCGACTTGGAAGTTCTAGATCTCAGCTATAATTCACACTATTTCAGAATAGCAGGGGTAACACATCATCTagaatttattcaaaattttacaAATCTAAAAGTTTTAAACTTGAGCCACAACAACATTTATACTTTAACAGATAAGTATAATCTGGAAAGCAAGTCCCTGGTAGAATTAGTTTTCAGTGGCAATCGCCTTGACATTTTGTGGAATGATGATGATAACAGGTATATCTCCATTTTCAAAGGTCTCACGAATCTGACAAAGCTGGATTTATCCCTTAATAAGCTCAAGCATATCCCAAATGAAGCATTCCTTAATTTGCCAGCGAGTCTCACTGAACTACATATAAATGATAATATGTTAAAGTTTTTTAACTGGACATTACTCcagcagtttcctcatctccagTTGCTTGACTTACGTGGAAACAAACTATTCTTTTTAACTGATAGCCTATCTGACTTTACATCTTCCCTTCAGACACTGCTGCTGAGTCATAACAGGATTTCCCACCTACCCTCTGGCTTTCTTTCTGAAGTCAGTAGTCTGATGCGCCTCGATTTAAGTTCCAACCTGCTAAAAACGATCAACAAATCCACACTTGAAACTAAGACCACCACCAATTTATGTTTTTTGGAACTACACGGAAACCCCTTCGAATGCACCTGTGACATTGGAGATTTCcgaagatggatggatgaacatcTGAACGTCACAATTCCCAGACTGGTAGATGTCATTTGTGCCAGTCCTGGGGATCAAAGAGGGAAGAGTATTGTGAGTCTGGAGCTAACAACTTGTGTTTCAGATGTCACTGCagtgatattatttttcttcacctTCTTAATCACCACCATGGTTATGTTGACTGCCCTGGCTCACCATTTGTTTTACTGGGATGTTTGGTTTATCTATAATGTGTGTTTAGCTAAGGTAAAAGGCTACAGGTCTCTTTCCACATCCCAAACTTTCTATGATGCTTACATTTCTTATGACACCAAAGATGCCTCTGTTACTGACTGGGTGATAAATGAGCTGCGCTACCACCTTGAAGAGAGCCAAGACAAAAACGTTCTCCTTTGTCTAGAGGAGAGGGATTGGGACCCGGGATTGGCCATCATCGACAACCTCATGCAGAGCATCAACCAAAGCAAGAAAACAGTATTTGTTTTAaccaaaaaatatgcaaaaagctGGAACTTTAAAACAGCTTTTTACTTGGCTTTGCAGAGGCTAATGGATGAGAACATGGATGTGATTATATTTATCCTGCTGGAGCCTGTGTTACAGCATTCTCAGTATTTGAGGCTACGACAGCGGATCTGTAAGAGCTCCATCCTCCAGTGGCCTGACAATCCGAAGGCAGAAGGCTTGTTTTGGCAAACTCTGAGAAATGTGGTCTTAACTGAAAATGATTCACGGTATAACAATATGTATGTTGATTCCATTAAGCAATACTAA
- the TLR8 gene encoding toll-like receptor 8 isoform X2, translating into MFLQSSMLTCLFLLIPGSCELCPEENFSRSYPCEEKKQNDFVIAECSNRRLREVPQTVGKYVTELDLSDNFITHITNESFQGLQNLTKINLNHNPNVQRQNGNPGMQSNGLNITDGAFLNLKNLRELLLEDNQLPQIPSGLPESLTELSLIQNNIYNITKEGISRLINLKYLYLAWNCYFNKVCEKTNIEDGVFETLTNLELLSLSFNSLSHVPPKLPSSLRKLFLSNTQIKYIGEEDFKGLINLTLLDLSGNCPRCFNAPFPCVPCDGGASINIDHFAFQNLTQLQYLNLSSTSLRKINAAWFKNMPHLKVLDLEFNYLVGEIASGEFLTMLPRLEILDLSFNYIKGSYPQHINISKNFSKLLSLRALHLRGYVFQELRKDDFQPLMQLPNLSTINLGINFIKQIDFNLFQNFPNLEIIYLSENRISPLVKDTRQSYANSSSFQRHILKRRSTDFEFDPHSNFYHFTRPLIKPQCAAYGKALDLSLNNIFFIGPNQFENLPDIACLNLSANSNAQVLSGTEFSAIPHVKYLDLTNNRLDFDNASALTELSDLEVLDLSYNSHYFRIAGVTHHLEFIQNFTNLKVLNLSHNNIYTLTDKYNLESKSLVELVFSGNRLDILWNDDDNRYISIFKGLTNLTKLDLSLNKLKHIPNEAFLNLPASLTELHINDNMLKFFNWTLLQQFPHLQLLDLRGNKLFFLTDSLSDFTSSLQTLLLSHNRISHLPSGFLSEVSSLMRLDLSSNLLKTINKSTLETKTTTNLCFLELHGNPFECTCDIGDFRRWMDEHLNVTIPRLVDVICASPGDQRGKSIVSLELTTCVSDVTAVILFFFTFLITTMVMLTALAHHLFYWDVWFIYNVCLAKVKGYRSLSTSQTFYDAYISYDTKDASVTDWVINELRYHLEESQDKNVLLCLEERDWDPGLAIIDNLMQSINQSKKTVFVLTKKYAKSWNFKTAFYLALQRLMDENMDVIIFILLEPVLQHSQYLRLRQRICKSSILQWPDNPKAEGLFWQTLRNVVLTENDSRYNNMYVDSIKQY; encoded by the coding sequence ATGTTCCTTCAGTCGTCAATGCTGACCTGCCTTTTCCTGCTAATACCTGGTTCCTGTGAGTTATGCCCTGAAGAAAATTTTTCTAGAAGCTATCCTTgtgaagagaaaaagcaaaatgactTTGTTATTGCAGAGTGCAGCAATCGTCGACTACGGGAAGTTCCCCAAACGGTGGGCAAATATGTGACAGAACTAGACTTGTCTGATAATTTCATCACACACATAACGAATGAATCATTTCAAGGGCTGCAAAATCTCACTAAAATAAATCTAAACCACAACCCCAATGTACAGCGCCAGAACGGAAATCCTGGCATGCAATCAAATGGCTTGAATATCACAGACGGGGCATTCCTCAACCTAAAAAACCTAAGGGAGTTACTGCTTGAAGACAACCAGTTACCCCAAATACCCTCTGGTTTGCCAGAGTCTTTGACAGAACTGAGTCTAATTCAAAACAATATATACAACATAACTAAAGAGGGCATTTCAAGACTTATAAACTTGAAATATCTCTATTTGGCCTGGAACTGCTATTTTAACAAAGTTTGTGAGAAAACTAACATAGAAGATGGGGTATTTGAAACACTGACAAATTTGGAGTTGCTATCACTATCTTTCAATTCTCTTTCACATGTGCCACCCAAACTGCCAAGTTCCCTACGCAAACTTTTTCTGAGCAACACCCAGATCAAATACATTGGTGAAGAAGATTTCAAGGGTTTGATAAATTTAACATTACTAGATTTAAGCGGGAATTGTCCGAGGTGCTTCAATGCCCCATTTCCATGCGTGCCTTGTGATGGGGGTGCTTCAATTAATATAGatcattttgcttttcaaaacttGACCCAACTTCAATACCTAAACCTCTCTAGCACTTCCCTCAGGAAGATTAATGCTGCCTGGTTTAAAAATATGCCTCATCTGAAGGTGCTGGATCTTGAATTCAACTATTTAGTGGGAGAAATCGCCTCTGGGGAATTTTTAACGATGCTGCCCCGCTTAGAAATACTTGACTTGTCTTTTAACTATATAAAGGGGAGTTATCCACAGCATATTAATATTTCCAAAAACTTCTCTAAACTTTTGTCTCTACGGGCATTGCATTTAAGAGGTTATGTGTTCCAGGAACTCAGAAAAGACGATTTCCAGCCCCTGATGCAGCTTCCAAACTTATCAACTATCAACTTGGGTATTAATTTTATTAAGCAAATCGATTTCAACCTTTTCCAAAATTTCCCCAACCTGGAAATCATTTACTTGTCAGAAAACAGAATATCACCGTTGGTAAAAGATACCAGGCAGAGTTATGCAAATAGTTCCTCTTTTCAACGTCATATCCTGAAACGTCGCTCAACAGATTTTGAGTTTGACCCACATTCGAACTTTTATCATTTCACCCGTCCTTTAATAAAGCCACAATGTGCTGCTTATGGAAAAGCCTTAGATTTAAGCCTCAACAATATTTTCTTCATTGGGCCAAACCAATTTGAAAATCTTCCTGACATTGCCTGTTTAAATCTGTCTGCAAATAGCAATGCTCAAGTGTTAAGTGGAACTGAATTTTCAGCCATTCCTCATGTTAAATATTTGGATTTGACAAACAATAGACTAGATTTCGATAATGCTAGTGCTCTTACTGAATTGTCCGACTTGGAAGTTCTAGATCTCAGCTATAATTCACACTATTTCAGAATAGCAGGGGTAACACATCATCTagaatttattcaaaattttacaAATCTAAAAGTTTTAAACTTGAGCCACAACAACATTTATACTTTAACAGATAAGTATAATCTGGAAAGCAAGTCCCTGGTAGAATTAGTTTTCAGTGGCAATCGCCTTGACATTTTGTGGAATGATGATGATAACAGGTATATCTCCATTTTCAAAGGTCTCACGAATCTGACAAAGCTGGATTTATCCCTTAATAAGCTCAAGCATATCCCAAATGAAGCATTCCTTAATTTGCCAGCGAGTCTCACTGAACTACATATAAATGATAATATGTTAAAGTTTTTTAACTGGACATTACTCcagcagtttcctcatctccagTTGCTTGACTTACGTGGAAACAAACTATTCTTTTTAACTGATAGCCTATCTGACTTTACATCTTCCCTTCAGACACTGCTGCTGAGTCATAACAGGATTTCCCACCTACCCTCTGGCTTTCTTTCTGAAGTCAGTAGTCTGATGCGCCTCGATTTAAGTTCCAACCTGCTAAAAACGATCAACAAATCCACACTTGAAACTAAGACCACCACCAATTTATGTTTTTTGGAACTACACGGAAACCCCTTCGAATGCACCTGTGACATTGGAGATTTCcgaagatggatggatgaacatcTGAACGTCACAATTCCCAGACTGGTAGATGTCATTTGTGCCAGTCCTGGGGATCAAAGAGGGAAGAGTATTGTGAGTCTGGAGCTAACAACTTGTGTTTCAGATGTCACTGCagtgatattatttttcttcacctTCTTAATCACCACCATGGTTATGTTGACTGCCCTGGCTCACCATTTGTTTTACTGGGATGTTTGGTTTATCTATAATGTGTGTTTAGCTAAGGTAAAAGGCTACAGGTCTCTTTCCACATCCCAAACTTTCTATGATGCTTACATTTCTTATGACACCAAAGATGCCTCTGTTACTGACTGGGTGATAAATGAGCTGCGCTACCACCTTGAAGAGAGCCAAGACAAAAACGTTCTCCTTTGTCTAGAGGAGAGGGATTGGGACCCGGGATTGGCCATCATCGACAACCTCATGCAGAGCATCAACCAAAGCAAGAAAACAGTATTTGTTTTAaccaaaaaatatgcaaaaagctGGAACTTTAAAACAGCTTTTTACTTGGCTTTGCAGAGGCTAATGGATGAGAACATGGATGTGATTATATTTATCCTGCTGGAGCCTGTGTTACAGCATTCTCAGTATTTGAGGCTACGACAGCGGATCTGTAAGAGCTCCATCCTCCAGTGGCCTGACAATCCGAAGGCAGAAGGCTTGTTTTGGCAAACTCTGAGAAATGTGGTCTTAACTGAAAATGATTCACGGTATAACAATATGTATGTTGATTCCATTAAGCAATACTAA